A region of the Bryobacteraceae bacterium genome:
GCCGCCGATCCGTGCGCCGAAGGCCAGCGGCAGCGTACCGGCCAGGGCAGCCAGGGCCAGCGCGCGGAAGACGGGGACGGGATCCTGACGGCCGCGGGTGAGACGATCGGCCAGCCAACCCCAGAAAAAATAGCCGCATTCCCAGCCGAGCGGCGGGATCCAGAGCACGTGGCCGATCTCAGCCTGCGTCTTGCCGAGGGCCCGGCTGAAATAGAGCGGCGACTGGTACATGACGAACGCCAGCGGCAGGCAACCGAGCGCGTAAGAGGCGACGAAGGCCCAGAGCCGCGCGTCGCGCCATTCGAGGCGGGAGACGCCGGGCGCGGCGTGCAAATGGGGCGCCCGCAACTCCGGCTGCCGGCTCACCCAGGCCCAGAGCAGCAGCCAGAGCAGGCCAATCAGGCCGGTGAAGACAAACGCGCCGCGCCAGCCGAAGGCCAGAAAGACGGGCGTGAGAATCAGTGGCGTGAGCACCGCGCCGAGGGAGCCGCCGCTGTAAGCCAGCGCCGCGCCGCGGCTGCGGAGGCCTTCGGGGAGCGTCTGCACCACCGTGCGCAGGCCGCCGGGAAACGTGGCGCCCTCGCCGAAGCCGAGCACCGCGCGGGCGGCGGCGAAAGAGAAAAATCCGGACAGAAGAGCGTGAGCGGCCGATGCGGCTGTCCAGAGTGCGACGGCGAGCGTCATGCCGCGGCGGACGCCGGAGCGGTCCAGCCAGCGGCCCCAAAGCGGGTTGCCCAGCATGTAGGCGAGCGAAAATGCGGAAAGGATCCAGCCATACTGTTCGGCCGTGAGCCGGCAATCCGAGAGAATCGTGGGGGCGAGCAGGGCCAGCGCATTGCGGTCGATGTAGCTGATGAGCGAGCACAGCAGCATCGCCGCGGCGGGAGTCCACAGGCGCACGGCGTGGCGCAGTCCGCCCCGGCCCGGGTCCGTCACGGCCCGTGCGCGCCTCCCGTCAGGCCGGCGAGTTCGCTCACGGTGAGGAACTCGTAGCCTTCCTCGATCCAGCGGGGCAACAGCCGCTCGAGCGCAGCCAGCGTGGCGGAGATGTCCGGATGATGACGGAGCTCGCGGCCGTCGTGAAAACAGAGGATGGCGCCGGCGCGGACGCGCGGCGCTACATGGGCGACGATGCCATCGGCATCGAGCGCATAATCTCGCGCCAGCACCGTCCAGGCGACGTGCGTGAGTCCAAGCTCGCCCAGCACGCCTCGCATGCCGAACCAGCGCACGCCATAGGGGGCACGGAACAGGCGCGGAGGCGTGCCGGCCAGGGTGGCGAGGGTCTGCTGGGCGCGTTCGATTTCCTCGCGGATGAACTGCGGGCCGCGCAGCCAGAAACCGAGGTGGCGGTCCGAGTGGTTGCCGATCTCGTGGCCCTCCTCCACGCAGCGGCGCACCAGGCGCGGCAGCCGTCGAGCGTGGTGTCCGAGCTGGAAGAAGGTGGCGCGAACGCCGTAAGTGTGAAGGAGGCTGAGCAGATCGAGCGTGGACTCGCTGGGCCCGTCGTCAAAGGTGAGCGCCAGGGCGCGGCGGCGGGCGGGCCCGCGCCAGATGGAGCGGCAGAACAGTTGCGCGGAGCGGCCGCGCGCGCCCCAGGCGAGCGCGCCCGCGCCAGCCAGCAGGATTCCGGCCGTTTCCGCGATCATCGCCGCGAGTCTACCATGAGGCCGCCCGGCCGGAGATGCGGAAAGCCCCGCGCAGCCCGGAGGCCGCGCGGGGCTTTCTGCCGGTCAGCCAGGAAGGAGAAGCGGCCTCAGAGACCCTTCGAGGCCATGTACAGGCAAAGATCGACCACGCGGCAGGAGTAACCCCACTCGTTGTCGTACCAGGAGACGACCTTGGCAAGGTTGCCGTCGAGCACCTTGGTCATCAGGCCATCGACGATGGAGGAATTGGGGTTCCTCAGCATGTCGGTGGAGACGACCGGATCCATGGTGAAGGCGAGGATGCCCTTCAGCTCGCCCTCGGCGGCGGCCTTCAGCGCATCGTTGATCTGTTCGGCGGTGGCGTTGGTCTTGAGCACGGCCACCAGGTCGACGACGCTGACGTTCGGAGTGGGCACGCGCATGGCGTAGCCGTCGAGCTTGCCCTTCAGTTCGGGCATCACCAGGCCGATCGCCTTGGCGGCGCCGGTGGTGGTGGGGATCATGTTGATGGCGGCGGCGCGGGCGCGGCGCAGGTCCTTGTGCGGGAAGTCAAGCACATTCTGGTCGTTGGTGTAGCTGTGGATGGTGGTCATCGAGCCTTTCTCGATGCCGAACTTCTCATGCAGCACCTTGACGAGCGGCGCCAGGCAGTTGGTGGTGCAGCTTGCGTTGGAGACGATGTGATGTTTGGCCGGGTCATAGGCAGTGTGGTTGACGCCCATCACCACGGTGATGTCTTCGTTCTTGGCGGGAGCGGTGATGACCACCTTCTTCACCGTGCCTTTGAGATGCGCCTTGGCGGCCTCGGCGTCGGTAAACTTGCCGGTGCTCTCGATCACGATCTGCGCGCCGAGACTCGACCAGTCGATGGCAGCCGGGTCTTTCTGCTGGAACACCTTGATCTGCCGGCCGTTGACCGTGATTGAATCCGGCCCGGCGCTGACCTCGGCGTTCAGCGGGCCGAGGACGGAG
Encoded here:
- a CDS encoding glyceraldehyde-3-phosphate dehydrogenase translates to MALKVAINGFGRIGRNVLRAGIHNPEIEFVATNDLTDTKTLAHLLKYDSVLGPLNAEVSAGPDSITVNGRQIKVFQQKDPAAIDWSSLGAQIVIESTGKFTDAEAAKAHLKGTVKKVVITAPAKNEDITVVMGVNHTAYDPAKHHIVSNASCTTNCLAPLVKVLHEKFGIEKGSMTTIHSYTNDQNVLDFPHKDLRRARAAAINMIPTTTGAAKAIGLVMPELKGKLDGYAMRVPTPNVSVVDLVAVLKTNATAEQINDALKAAAEGELKGILAFTMDPVVSTDMLRNPNSSIVDGLMTKVLDGNLAKVVSWYDNEWGYSCRVVDLCLYMASKGL
- a CDS encoding polysaccharide deacetylase, giving the protein MIAETAGILLAGAGALAWGARGRSAQLFCRSIWRGPARRRALALTFDDGPSESTLDLLSLLHTYGVRATFFQLGHHARRLPRLVRRCVEEGHEIGNHSDRHLGFWLRGPQFIREEIERAQQTLATLAGTPPRLFRAPYGVRWFGMRGVLGELGLTHVAWTVLARDYALDADGIVAHVAPRVRAGAILCFHDGRELRHHPDISATLAALERLLPRWIEEGYEFLTVSELAGLTGGAHGP